The Arachis hypogaea cultivar Tifrunner chromosome 14, arahy.Tifrunner.gnm2.J5K5, whole genome shotgun sequence DNA window acttaaaaaaaaaaacaagcacaTCATAAGCAGAATGCAATTTGAACTTACTGCTATACACATTGATACTGAAGGGACATGGCAGAATATCCTTGCCATCAAAGGAAGCACAAATCTCATAAGTTCCAACATCTTTAGCCATATAGCTACAATTGTATGAACCATCCATGTTATCCTTAATGTCCAAAGTTTGAAAAAGAGATTTGTTAGCTGAAGTAGTCTCCAACTTCAACCTTGATTGTTGTGCAAGAACAGGGTTTGAAAATGAATCCATAAGCTGCACTAGTATTTCATTTTCTGACATCTTTGCCACCTTAGAAGAAAACTTGACCACATTTGACAAGGAACCATTAACTTCACCTGCAACAAAATCAAGCACTATAAAGTAGAAACCATTTCTCTCTACAGAAGCAATTGATCTCTCCTAGCTAAACATTCTTATATGTTGAAgttgaaatattttcttttggtCAAATGCAAAAATGCAAACTAATTCTTTACCTGCTTTTACTTCTTTTCTGAGTGTATGACCCTTGTTCAATAAGACATTTCCACAATATACATGTATATCATAAAACCCACTTTTCTCAGGTGTGTAATCTACATGGAAAGCACTCATAGCTATAGAGCTTTCACTGCTGTTAATCTGAAATCAGGGTAAAATGACATTAGAAATCCAAGTAATTATTTACCACAAAAAATGTGTGTGACACAAGGAAGCTATAAACAATTCAGTATGAGAAAAAGAAATGAGTACAATAACACTTAGCTTATATGTCATACATTGTTATTAAGGTCCATTGAAGGGGAAGGGGCAACATTCATCTGACTGATAAAACCATATTGTTGCACTCTTGAAACTGACACAGTACCTGATACCAAAACCACGTATGAGAGTTAATCAAAATTAGAttctagaagaaaaaaaattatgaaatagaAGGTTGATCATACCATTTTTAGTTAGGATGGGATAAATGAATGGAGAAACACTATACGAGtcattttcttttagaatttgtACTTCAACTATGTCTACTTCGACAGGAGAAGGATATTCATAAACATCATTTAAATAAACAGAGAATTCTTGCTTTATGCCAGCTACTGAATCATTCAAACCAGATCCATTAACAATACTTTTTATTCCATCACAATAACCTATTCAaagaacaagaacacaaaatcagaactacattaaaattgaaaaataatcataaaaaaaaatcaaaatataatactTTGGAATCCGGATAAAATTTTACCTACAAAAACAGAATAAGCATATGGCATATTGGAAATGCTTTTGTTATGCTTGGCATCATATAATGTTAAGAGGAACTTTCCTGGTTCCCAATTTCCAAATGAAAATAATTGAATTCCAGCTTCCACTTCTTCAAAATGTTGATCTGATATTGGTATTGACAAGTTTGTATCTCTTTGGACGACTTCGGCATCGAAAGGATACAACCCTGAAACTAGATTCCCATACTGATCTAATTGATGAATGAAGATTTCCATCTTAGAAGACAATTGCCATGCATGTGAATCAATGTTCCATTTGGCAACACATTTAGAAACATCTACAGGTCCTGGTAGTACACAATAGGAAAATAAGTAATATTTAttgcaaaattaaaaataaatataactacTAATATAATTGTTTATTGATATTTAATTACAACTACCTGAATTCACTTTCAATGGTAATGGAGAGCCATTCAAGGTTTGATTCCCTCCTTCTATGTACAATGAGAATTTTCCAGCTTTAATAACAACAAACTCAATGATAACATAATCAAACTCGTTCCATCCAATATTGGATATGTCTGGCATACTAGCAATAGaaccattattttcatatagCGCAAACAACTTAAAGTCAGGCAAATAAGACACTTGAGTTGTTTTTTTATTAGAGATACTGTTCCCAAATGCATCTTTGAGGAGTACCGTGATGGTAGCTTTTGCACCAGCTTCGTACTCATGTTTCATGCCATTCCATGATGCAACACACACAGAAGGGTACATATTCCCTTCAATCACACAACAACATATTTTAGTGTCAACAACTATGtgcacaaatttttaaaatgtcaATCATGTCCTCAACATCTTTTAACATTGAAGAACACACATGACACAACAACAAAGTTTCAAACCCAACCTAAGAATACACAATATTAAAGACCATTGTAACCAAACCTGGCTCAACTTGAAAATGCAAGGATGAGTCATAGACTTGATAATGGTCATCTTTGATAAGTACATTGAACACTCCAACCTTTATGGGAGTGAAATAGATCTTCCAATCATTACTGGATTCACCTTTAAAACTCAACAACATAGTAGACACATAAGAACTGTTCCCTTCTTTTCCATTAACACTTACAATAGGTTTGAAACCTTTCTTGTCAATCATATCAGCACGCTCAAGAACTTTCACCTTCATGGCTGCAGTCTCACCGGCATGGAATGTATTCTTATCATCCCACCAACTGAACACAAAAATGGGTAATTCTGCTCTATCTGTGACAAAAAGAAATTGAATAGAAATAGTAGAAGAATataccaaaatttaaattttttacaatgGGAGAACCCGGAAGTAATAACTACCTGAAGATGTAAATTTAAAACAAGAGaataagtagaagaagaagaaagcaaaagAGAGTGAAGTAATGGTAATGAGTTTGAGAATTTCCATTTGCACTAATGTGCAGTTTAGATTTTGGACAGTAAATGCACTGTCCGTACATGCTATTGATCTAGAAATGCTTTGGCAGTTACCAGCGCTCAAtaacttttctttttttcaatcaaatttttaataaattaattatcacattaaaaacattaatttaaaataataaaatgttaatttataattattctaaattatttatttttaatatgattaaATATCATTTTTGCTACATATgtctttaaataattattcaactatttattattttttattcaatcccaaaatttattaaaatattaatgatataaaaaattatcttaaccAAAATAGCTAGTAGAAATAACAACATTTTAGTATTAAAGTaaagaaataatatataattttaaataaataatattaatagataaataaaatactttATAATTTGAATCACTCATTTATATTTAGAAATAATTaaccttaaaatttggtaattaacTAGTTGATTAATATTATAGAATTTGttgttataatttattattttagttaatatatttatttatttatttttagttttgatataaaattaaatttaataaaataacaattattatatattaaaaattttatttaacataaatctcaaaattaaatatcattcatATTTAATTGTGAAACACGTACAATATAACAATAGAATGTCACTTATGTACTCAATGCTTAAAAAGTTGAAGTACTACTTACCTATGCAGTCAGTATTTCAAAAGCACATTGTATTAGTAGTTAACAAACAAATGAGTGTATTTAGGTCAtgtttatttgtcatttaatagttctattaactttttatttttaatatttaaagacaatgttgtattttttagttaatatatttatttagttacttttacttttgtacagaattaaattttaataagataACAATTgttatatgttaaaaattttgtttaacTTAAACCtcaaaattaaatatcattaatCTTTCATTATGCAACACATATATGATATAACAATAGGTATACGGTGACAAATCATGGAATTCAATTTACTAAAAACACTGATTACAGATGTAGACTGCACAAATGATCTTGATGATAAAAGatctattatgtatttattttagttagtagtaatccaatcttttagttcaataaaaaataataatttataagtaAATCTTCTATGGTACAGATATTTGGCTGATATTGTAAccgaatttttttaattcaaaaactacttgtagaattcaaaattcaaccTCTCAAACTCTAATTAATTGTGATAATTTGGGTGCAGTATTGCTGTCTAAAAATCCAATTTtgcataataaaaataaaggagaccacttacataaaaatattcaaaacatctttttttatggattttttattttaaccaaTCAAATTATAGCATATAGAACCGATTAAACCAtatattttgtcaaaattaaaccaaataaattgatttaaatcaaaaattaaataaaccaaattttaaaccgatttaaattaattttttattttttatatatatatatatatatataaaataattatcatatttttattatacaaaataattaaaatatctctATCACTTTTTCATATAATATTAGTTACCAAAAAAACCCAACTCCTAACCCTCTATTCTCTGTGCTGTCGCTCTCCTTTTCTCCGCCAACCTCCTCCACTCTCATCGCCGTCTGCCACCCTCCCCCTCTCACTCTTCCACGTCTAACTCTCAAGATTACCGCGCCGTCGTCGCGCGCATGACACCCACCCGAGGGGAACCGTCGTCGCCGGAGGCAGAATTATCCGCCATCCTGTTCCCCTCTCTGCCGCTCTGGCTCTTTGGCTCTGTAACTACATGTTTCTCTACCTCTAACTATCTGCGACAGTGTAACTGCATCTCTTCCTCTCTGGTCTCTGGCTCGCTGTTGCTCTTCTTCTCGCCTTCGCCGCCAGTTCAGGTAAGACCTCCCCTTTATCCTCTTCAAAGTTCAATCTGTTGTATTTGTGCTATATTGTTTTCTTCTGTGGTTTATTCTGAATATGCTTATGGTGTATTATTGATGATTCTGTTGAGTTTTGAGTTATTAATTTACTGAATTAATGCTGTTGAGATTGATTTATAAATCCAATCTGTTGTACTTATGCTGTATCGAATTTTTCTTCTGAGTTACTAATCTGTATGATTGAATCTTTTCTGCTGCATTgaactgaatttatttatttattaaatttttcagTTGAATTTTGCTAAGCTGCATCTTGTTTTActtgaattttgttgttgttgaatcTTGAATTCTTATTATTGAGTTCTGATTTTAACTACTTTCAGTTATTATAGCAGATAAATCAtcaaaaaacaactaatattgttTAGATATTTAAAGCAACATGTTGTGCAACAACTAGAAAAGAGGGAAGCACAAGTAATTGAGGAGGAACAACAGCAGGCAACGGTGGTGGCACCACAACCACGAGAGAAAAAGGAACCACCGGCTACTGTGTTGGCAGAATCTGTGGAAACGGAAACAGAGCAGGCACTAGTGGTGATAACTGATAAGAATAGAGGAAATGGAACCACAGCAGACATTAGTAGTTAGTGGGAAAAATAAACTAAGTGGAAAATAATGGTGTGCTTGCTTATCTACTGCATTAGctaaacaaaaagaattaagcaGCACTTTCTTGATCCCTGACCCTATTATGTAGTCAATTAGATGCACaaatagaattgaagttagtCCACAAGTTGGAACATGAAgccatattttttttcctttgctctctccctccctctcctCTCCCTCTTGTCTTTCAAACACATCTTGAAGAATGAACCAATTTCGCATACACAAAGGTAAAATGAGACCCAAGTTTTGCACCTTTGCAACGAGCAGAAAAAAACTGATAAAAAACACTAAAGCAATAATTcctatgaaaaaaagaaaaaccttttTCTATTTAGACAAACTTAAATCCATAACAACAAAATCAAATTTACATTGTCACAAAGCAAGCAATGGGAAAGAAatgtttgttttgtttctttctttcttccttccttcccATTCCCTTGATCACACTAATTGTCCAATCGATTGTTCAACCTAGTAAGTAATAACACTGCCAAATCAAAATGCTACACAAAGAAAAAAGGACACAAAGTGATAAAAGAAGGGAGCAGGGTGTGGAACTAATAAAATCAGAACGGCTAAAAGTACAGCATGATTGGTAATCCTTCCCAGAAGCCTTGCATTGCAGTGCCATAACATATCATATTATCAAATGTGAGTTAACTCCACCAACCAAAAGTTCAATTGAAGCGCCTAGCATGATTATCAATGTGCATAAAGACAAATTAGTTGTTCCACACCAGAGAAAAGCCCCCAATGTAATGTCATTTGTCTTCTCATTTGTTTACATAGGATGGAGCTTTGGCAAATAAGTTTCAATATCAATAATGCATTCACAACCAGActcgttttctttctctttttaattctatATACGTAAAAGTGAAAAAATTATTCCATAAAAATTCTATAATCAGTACCATATTCATCTCAATGAtgattttcagcaacaaaaaaaTTGCTTAGTGATAGTTTCAACAACAAATTGTTCAGGGTTCAGTGATAATCAGTGACGAATTGACAGTCGCGGAttattttcagcaacaaaaaagGCATACTAGTTCAGTGATATTTTCAGCACCAAAATCAAAGACAGCaacaaaacagaaaaggaaaGAACTGGAAAATTTATTGGAATTCACCAAATTGGGACCAGCTTCTGGTTGTGCGAAGGAAGCTGGCGGCGAGGAGGAATCCCCGGGACCTGTTGCTTCTGCCTCCGGCAACGACGAGCACAACGAAGGTGCGGGACTGACTGCGAGACGGTGACGAGACAGGGTACGACGAAGACGACCAGTCCCAGGACCTGCTGCTTCTGCCTCCGGCGACGACGAGGGCACGGAAGGCGCGCGAGCGCGACTGAGTGCGAGACCAGAGACCGTGATAGAGACCGGAGCCGAGAGAGCGATGACGAGTTGAGTGCGACACCAGACAGTGAGAGAGACTGGAGCCGAGAGAGGGAGAGAGCTTGGGTGCGAGAGCAATGACCAATGAGCCACAGTAGGAGATGAGAAAACTCGAgcttcagagagagagagagagagagagagagagagagacggtgAGGGAGGAGAAGGTAGAGCTTAAGAGCGACGTCGTATcagaaatttaataaaaaaaaattaattaagcatGATCCGGTCCGGTTTATTTAAACCAACCAGATCGAACCgggtttaaataataaatactaaacCGATTATTTAAATACACCAATTACAATGTGACATATCAGCaactttaaaaaaagatgttttgaaCATCTTTGTGGGAGTATCCccttaaaataaatatttcaaaattgaCTTATATTTTATAAAGGAAAGAATTACTAAAGGTCAACTACACATTGTTCGTATCTCTGCCTATATTCAAATTGTTGATGTATTCACGAGGACACTTCCAGTACCTATTTTCACCAATTTTCTTAGCAAACTAAGGTGTCTTCATTACCAACCCTTAGTTTGAGAGGCACAGAGAATAAAGCGGCTACAACAGCTGTGACCTAGGCTATAAGTACATGTATTCAATGCTAGACAAAACATAGTGTGACAATTAATTTAATTCAAGTCCACATTCTCTCAAttactcttctttctttttgttacCTGTAATTCAAGAAATTTGTTTCTCTAGAATGGGTTTGCTGCGTTCATCACACCAGCACTAATCTTCTCATCTTTCACAACTCTTTCAACCATTCTTAAATATTGTCACTCATGTACCTAGTGTTTTAAAAGTTGAAGTATTGGATGCTTATCTATGGAGTCAGTATAAAAGCACATTGTATTGCTGGTTAACAACAAATGAATGTATATAGGTCATGAGtatttgttatttaatttaataattctaTTAACTCTTTATCTTCAATATTTTAAGATAGtgtatttttttagtttgataCTACTAAATATTTAAAGTTGGAATAGTTTGTgtcttattaaataataaaaaaatttgatcttaatattatctatatattttaAATGTTACCAATATGGGTTTCCTACTTGCCTTGGGCTGAGTATTGTTACAACTCGTCCTTCCAGACTTCCATTGGTATGACTCCATTCAGAGCTGTGTTTGGTCGTGACCCCCCTATTCTTCTTAAGTTTCATCCGGACGATGGGGTCCCTTCAGAATTGGAGCAACTGTTAAGAGATCGAGATGCAATACTTTCTCTCCTTAAGCGTAATTTACAGAATGCTCAGACTCGTATGAAACGCTACGCGGATACCAAGCGAAGGGAACTTCATGCCTACCTTGCTTTAAAGCGATATAGAGATAGAGTGATTTATAGTGCTAGGAAAGTCTGAAACAAGAGaaccattttttttttgaaaacatctaaGTCTAAGCTTCTATGCTATCTTAGAAAATTATAAGttaggttaattttttttaaaaaatcaaaaggcCCATAATAGTTctttagatataaaaaaaaaatacttaattgtTTCATCTTAAATTTATAAGTGATTAAAGATGTAGTTTTCCTAAATTTTAACTAAGCATAAAATTTAGAACTTTATATtcttatcaaatttttttatattttatttgaatttaaaaaaaaatatttttttattgatatttatgttaatataaaataaaatatgtgaataataataaaacttgGAATTATTTGGTAGCTTCCACTTTAAGAAACTTCTATTTTAACCCGAATTGAAAATTACggcaattttttatatttaactaaaaaacCTCAAGATGCAtggttattatttctattttctagatGTTTTATAGCAATGTATGCCTGTATGGTTGAGTGTTTTGAGTGATATACAATATAGATAAACCGATGAATACAATGACAGTTGGAGCAACCATTTAATATTTTCCcttgttttctttgcatttttaagGAGCTATTTCGAATTACTttgacacacatatatatatctcTGGTGTTAGTCTTTCTTAGCTTTGGTATCATTTGATTCTCTTGTACTTTTTTTGTTTCTCACCTTGTTTCAAGTGAGTCGAGTTTTTTATGTCTTGTATATTTTGTTTCAGCAGTTATATATTAAAGTCCAATTTCACATTCTTACAAATCCTTAAAATTTCATAAGACCATTTGGAATTTAAAGCAACAAACTCCTCTGTCCTAGCAAAGTGTTCAGAGAAGATGCCCTCAATTTGACATATTGAAAGGCTGATAGCTATCATGGCCTTGGCCTTTACACACACCGATGGGCTTTCCCTCCTTGTTTTGTGTTTTCTTCCTAAAATTAAAGTTTTTGTTTCCACTATCAACTTTGCAAACAACTTGTTTATCTTTATCATTACAAACAAGTAAAGCCTTgtttgtaaataataataaaattcatgaaaaaagaaaaagccttaGTTTAATCCTTTATCAAACAATTATTTGAAAGGATCTAAATAAAGGTCATACACAGAAAGTACATGATCAAATTGTTCATGTGTTCATCAATAAGATTAACTTATACAtgaaggtgaaaattcaggtgcagtcaacttcacgtgaagttataACTGAGAGTCgctagataaaaatttaatcaaattatttaaattatttaacggttctcaactatcaacttcacgtgaaattgactgcacctgaattttcaccatacataaaataatatttatataacttgatgagagCAAAGTTTTAATACATGTTGGGAAATAAAACTACTAAATTTCAAGAGGTAACTTCTTTATGCAtacaaagtaaagaaagaaaattatacaTTCTGATGATCTTGTGGTTTTAAGAGTTGTTTAGTCTTTAAATCTCTTTGATTGTCATTATTTGTTCATGTTCTTGATGAGAAGGATAAAAAGAGATCTTCTTCTTGTTTcatcttctaaaaatatttaatttgaaccAACTTTGTAAGAAGACTACATGTATGTCAGTATGTGGAATGGAGAATTTCCCATTCAGGAACAAATATAATTTGTTTGAGACCAAATTAAACTTATGTACTGGTTAAGTTTGTATTCACCGTTGAAAAAAACGGTAAAATATAGTTATATAGTACTAGTTTGATAGCATACTAACTATTTTATtgttgtgtttatttatttatttatttatttaagaactAACTCACTAGCAAggagccatccaaaaagcaatgaaCAAGCAAGTGGAGGCATGGACAGATAGAATCtattcaaaaatatcaaaaaaatgaTTTAGAATGGTGCTAGctaattaattaagtggattaattaatatcttatatcTTTAGAGTGAGGCCCATATAAATATAATGTAATTGGTTATTGATATCTATCTGTCTATCTCTCTTTACCAAATGTTGAAGCGATTATTAGTCAATTAAACTTTGAATCTTTGATGAGAAGTGATGGAAGAAACTTGCAACCCTTTCCATTCATAGAGGGAGTAAAAGAGAAAAAGGTGTCGGTTGTTCGAATTTTTTGAAACAGTGACCAACATTTTGGGACATTAAGGGGTGTGTATATATCACATTTTAGTTACATCATTTCATATCATTCTAAATGTTCAAGGAATCCCATGAGAGATGTGTGACACTTAAGTGTTATGATCGGATTGGTTTCATTTTGGAAGGTGTAGAATCCCATCttaattagatattttatatTGGATAAAAGTTATGAAAGAGGTGCAAATTGTGTCGACATGATTATTTTGTGTGGGGAtctaattaattgattattaCTGCTGAGGATATTGATTATTCAATTTCCATAGGTCATTTGGTGCAACTACATTGCACATGCATGGTCCTTAATTTTTAAGCTTAACGATGAGTAATAATCATCTATCTACTATATCTATTTGTACCACATTCAAGGAATGGTGTGAGCCTGTGAGGTTTCATACacaatttctttttaaatatctatATTTTATCGTCATTATCATCAATGGTGGAACCAGGAATTCCATAGAGGAGGGCGACTCAACAAATACAAATAAACTAAACCTAATAATATAATGAAAAGTTAATAACACATGATCTATCAAAGTATATCTTAAGCCAATAATtgcatatattatattttatatgttaaagtcaaggtctttgagacttttttttttttttttggtgtcctCAAGGTCTTTGAGACTTTGATACTGTTAGATGTGCTCCTATATATTTCatgaaattaaaattatcaatatcaaatttgaaataaattttgaagaaatctaatttttaatataatgttACTCAGTAAGATTGTTTAATAGGCTGTTCAATAATATTTTGGATATTActctttattaaattttaaataagagaATTAGAATTTGGTTTAtcttatattctcttttttttcctttaaaaaatgagttaataattatttttattttttgaacatttattttttgttttctaatgTATTTCTTAATTTGGCAAACTAAAAAAATTTCGTCACGAATCTAAACTCTAATTAAGTGTTTGTTGCTTACTAATGAGTTTTAAACGGATAATGAGTTAACCACTAGACTAACTCAAGTTGGTATACATTTTTTAACATTACTCATTAAAAATTAAACcaattaacttttttaaaaaatagaacatATAACTACAAAAGATTTATATATAAAGCAATTGGACATAAAtacaaaaacataaataataaataattaaccttAAGTCTCAGTTAAAATATTGAACtaatatttttactatttaattctcgaaattcttaatttgaattattttcaaATTGTTCATTATTCCTAAATAAACC harbors:
- the LOC112741719 gene encoding protein GAMETE EXPRESSED 2-like; its protein translation is MKVKVLERADMIDKKGFKPIVSVNGKEGNSSYVSTMLLSFKGESSNDWKIYFTPIKVGVFNVLIKDDHYQVYDSSLHFQVEPGNMYPSVCVASWNGMKHEYEAGAKATITVLLKDAFGNSISNKKTTQVSYLPDFKLFALYENNGSIASMPDISNIGWNEFDYVIIEFVVIKAGKFSLYIEGGNQTLNGSPLPLKVNSGPVDVSKCVAKWNIDSHAWQLSSKMEIFIHQLDQYGNLVSGLYPFDAEVVQRDTNLSIPISDQHFEEVEAGIQLFSFGNWEPGKFLLTLYDAKHNKSISNMPYAYSVFVGYCDGIKSIVNGSGLNDSVAGIKQEFSVYLNDVYEYPSPVEVDIVEVQILKENDSYSVSPFIYPILTKNGTVSVSRVQQYGFISQMNVAPSPSMDLNNNINSSESSIAMSAFHVDYTPEKSGFYDIHVYCGNVLLNKGHTLRKEVKAGEVNGSLSNVVKFSSKVAKMSENEILVQLMDSFSNPVLAQQSRLKLETTSANKSLFQTLDIKDNMDGSYNCSYMAKDVGTYEICASFDGKDILPCPFSINVYSSEYFPKANNDIVSVWEDQSIAIDALANDYFAGDNATIVQFSKPDHGSLLQNGRMFRYTPYKYYYGNDSFWYTISDVNENLANAYVNISVLNVPPQFASVPSELQATEDLICPRFGGFSGFEIAYSNPIENISVNLSAQFGSILLFPMVMQFGQAMWNELTINSGNETASSLQLQGTVEVINYALHSIQYLGNENFYGGDIIQVSAKNKNGMNSLGVPIFIDPVNDPPYIRVPNFIVLKSNEDETLIFDKEKDKFNFSIGDPDLPNFPGGQSNFMLTFSMEVNDGLLVTNLPSNLINTTEVKHKDSYQWQPLQTYVTISKHFMVKATGIRFQGTVNDCNGVMEQLFFHGGEHGGVLTLTLNDMGNHGCYPNCAEGMSMPLYTEATVILMRKQLMSSFVAHSLGSIIVIEFVVMFSLGVLLLYFTCKCAILLLHERRNRHKSMVASQQLKSSMPQTQHLSIL